In one window of uncultured Campylobacter sp. DNA:
- a CDS encoding phospholipase A: protein MKFKALAFAFCTMSLAAQDLSELYAKASEYEAKGDYKNAMIYYKKIAAASLAESGEKSRRNSAKNSTSSAENRAAHDDTAILSSALPQNSFAQNSAAPKPVEPNSTSSNFADAGSAASGSASNLASSNSASLSQNSTASNSAPQSEQNGRNFGFLGLKYYEPIYMLFTHDFSKKPDRKADELHFEFSFERPITYDALGLGEKFSFAYAQNSWWQITQDSAPFRESNYRPELYVSAPVPFADELKIGALHESNGKGGAESRSWNKAYVQSTWSAGGFSITPRAWYAFWLDRTNEDIADYMGYGDLRASYTFGKQRLSALWRNNLHFDGSNRGAIELNYSFPIFNSGFYGYLRYFNGYGESLADYKRSVNKIGIGLSFVEF, encoded by the coding sequence ATGAAATTTAAAGCTTTAGCATTCGCGTTTTGCACCATGAGCCTAGCCGCGCAAGATCTATCCGAGCTATACGCAAAGGCTAGCGAATACGAGGCCAAGGGCGATTACAAAAACGCGATGATCTATTACAAAAAGATCGCCGCGGCAAGTCTAGCGGAAAGCGGCGAAAAGTCGCGCCGAAATTCAGCAAAAAATTCTACCTCGTCTGCAGAAAACCGCGCTGCGCACGACGATACCGCCATTTTAAGCTCTGCGCTGCCGCAAAATTCTTTCGCACAAAATTCCGCTGCGCCAAAACCTGTCGAGCCAAATTCCACTTCGTCAAATTTCGCAGACGCAGGCTCGGCTGCGTCAGGCTCCGCGTCAAATTTAGCATCATCGAATTCCGCCTCGCTCTCGCAGAATTCCACTGCATCAAATTCCGCGCCGCAAAGCGAGCAAAATGGCCGAAATTTCGGATTTTTAGGGCTTAAATACTACGAGCCGATCTATATGCTCTTTACTCACGATTTTAGCAAAAAACCTGATCGCAAGGCGGATGAGCTGCATTTTGAGTTTAGCTTTGAGCGGCCGATTACTTACGACGCGCTGGGCCTTGGAGAGAAATTTTCATTCGCTTACGCGCAAAATTCCTGGTGGCAGATCACGCAGGATAGCGCCCCCTTTCGCGAGAGTAACTACCGCCCCGAGCTCTACGTTAGCGCACCGGTACCGTTTGCGGATGAGCTAAAGATAGGCGCTCTGCACGAATCAAACGGCAAAGGCGGCGCAGAATCGCGCTCGTGGAACAAAGCCTACGTCCAAAGCACGTGGAGCGCGGGCGGATTTTCGATCACGCCTAGGGCGTGGTATGCCTTTTGGCTGGACCGCACGAACGAGGACATCGCGGATTATATGGGCTACGGCGATCTGCGCGCGTCATACACCTTCGGCAAGCAGCGACTTAGCGCTCTGTGGCGAAACAACCTCCATTTTGACGGCAGTAACCGCGGCGCGATCGAGCTGAACTACAGCTTCCCGATCTTTAATAGCGGATTTTACGGCTATCTGCGCTACTTCAACGGCTACGGCGAGAGCCTCGCGGACTACAAACGCAGCGTCAATAAGATCGGCATCGGACTTTCTTTCGTAGAATTTTAA
- a CDS encoding molybdenum cofactor guanylyltransferase encodes MKAGEISMKTCVILCGGKSSRFGSDKTLFPFRGHPSMTHFLFSRLSREFERVFACAKSPKFNPPLPMIYDEFEDFSPMGALYSALKPFSGERIFIIPADMPFVEISTIRALREQEGQICVAGDDLHRHSLCGFFDADLAPRALELYRAKEHKIGALIGSANSKVLNFKNKEQFLNINYQNDLKGVDEI; translated from the coding sequence ATGAAAGCCGGTGAAATTTCGATGAAAACCTGCGTCATTCTCTGTGGCGGCAAAAGCTCGCGTTTCGGCAGCGACAAAACGCTGTTTCCATTTCGCGGGCATCCCAGCATGACGCACTTTCTTTTCTCGCGCTTAAGCCGCGAGTTTGAGCGGGTTTTCGCCTGCGCCAAAAGCCCTAAATTTAACCCGCCGCTTCCTATGATTTACGATGAATTTGAGGATTTTTCGCCGATGGGCGCGCTGTATTCGGCGCTGAAACCATTTAGCGGCGAGCGCATTTTTATCATCCCCGCCGATATGCCATTTGTGGAAATTTCCACCATTCGCGCGCTTAGAGAGCAGGAGGGGCAAATTTGCGTAGCGGGCGATGACCTGCACAGACATAGCCTGTGCGGATTTTTTGACGCGGATCTCGCTCCGCGCGCGCTTGAGCTCTACCGCGCGAAAGAGCATAAGATCGGCGCGCTCATCGGATCTGCAAATTCCAAAGTGCTAAATTTCAAAAACAAAGAGCAGTTTTTAAATATAAATTATCAAAACGATTTAAAGGGCGTAGATGAAATTTAA
- a CDS encoding nitrous oxide-stimulated promoter family protein: MTSEKFIYEVNTVTKFIQIYCDGKHADAPKKDGAVLHDYKDDKGLVQTHFHLCADCERMLRYAYARLRACPHIEKPRCHHCPHPCYEREMWVNMAKMMKYSGMKLGLTKIKKLFSFKKS; this comes from the coding sequence ATGACTAGCGAAAAATTTATTTACGAAGTAAACACGGTGACGAAATTTATCCAAATTTACTGCGATGGCAAGCATGCGGATGCGCCTAAAAAAGACGGTGCCGTGCTTCATGACTACAAAGACGATAAGGGGCTCGTGCAAACGCACTTTCATCTGTGCGCGGACTGCGAGCGGATGCTACGTTACGCCTACGCGCGCCTGCGCGCCTGCCCGCATATCGAAAAACCGCGTTGTCACCACTGCCCGCATCCGTGCTACGAGCGCGAAATGTGGGTGAATATGGCTAAGATGATGAAATATAGCGGCATGAAGCTTGGGCTTACGAAGATCAAAAAGCTTTTTTCGTTTAAAAAAAGCTAA
- a CDS encoding argininosuccinate synthase domain-containing protein has product MKALALFSGGLDSMLAVKLIVSQGIEVLALNMDIGFGGKDDKSEIMRRRAAAAGADFKSVDIRSEYLRQVLFEPKYGYGKHFNPCIDCHGYMFKTALAMLQSEGASFIITGEVLGQRPMSQRAQALAQVGGLSGDEEGLILRPLCAKLLPPTTPEIKGWVDRGALLDISGRGRARQMQLAAEFGFEDYETPAGGCLLTVQSFSERIKDAVKFEKIETPADAEILKFGRHLRLPEGAKLIIGRDESDNKKLAAVQNPKFSEIKFKDDVVGALSLLSRGASEADRELAARLALTYAKTGAARRYLVLIDGSELSASPFESKDAAREYFV; this is encoded by the coding sequence TGAATATGGATATCGGATTTGGCGGCAAGGACGATAAGAGCGAGATCATGCGCCGCAGAGCCGCAGCCGCGGGGGCGGATTTTAAAAGCGTCGATATCAGAAGCGAATATCTACGTCAGGTACTTTTCGAGCCCAAATACGGCTACGGCAAGCACTTCAACCCCTGCATCGACTGCCACGGATATATGTTTAAGACCGCGCTTGCGATGCTGCAAAGCGAAGGGGCGAGCTTCATCATCACGGGCGAGGTGCTCGGACAGCGCCCGATGAGCCAGCGCGCGCAGGCTCTAGCTCAGGTCGGCGGGCTTAGCGGCGATGAGGAGGGGCTGATCCTACGTCCGCTGTGCGCGAAGCTGCTGCCGCCCACGACGCCCGAGATCAAGGGCTGGGTAGATAGGGGCGCGCTGCTTGACATCAGCGGGCGCGGGCGGGCTAGACAGATGCAGCTGGCGGCAGAATTCGGCTTTGAGGACTATGAAACGCCCGCGGGAGGCTGTCTGCTGACCGTGCAGAGCTTTAGCGAGCGGATCAAGGATGCGGTAAAATTTGAAAAGATCGAAACGCCCGCGGACGCTGAAATTTTAAAATTCGGGCGTCATCTGCGCCTGCCTGAGGGTGCTAAGCTCATAATCGGACGAGATGAGAGCGACAACAAAAAGCTTGCCGCAGTGCAAAATCCAAAATTTAGCGAGATAAAATTTAAAGATGACGTCGTGGGCGCGCTAAGCCTGCTAAGCAGGGGCGCGAGCGAGGCAGATAGAGAGCTTGCAGCGAGGCTGGCGCTAACATACGCCAAAACGGGCGCCGCGCGCCGCTACCTCGTGCTCATAGACGGCAGCGAGCTGAGCGCAAGCCCCTTTGAGAGCAAGGATGCCGCCCGCGAGTATTTTGTATGA
- a CDS encoding AI-2E family transporter codes for MKLQMSLMSVACVIIILAGLKAAQAIVVPFLLAIFITVLVSPLVLYVQKIRVGRVFSFLIITFAFVAIIVFFGAVIFDAIKEFSARLPELQAKFEEVLGGVSAKLSLFGIELNAASLGIDPSEAAAQLSALLRKTGSIVSTGFFIFIMVSFMVFESSVIDEKIRYFSQSSRATHTFVKKFASSLKKYLLIKTIASACTGALIGLGLWALGVPYAALWGILAFVLNFIPTIGSIVAVFPTLFVTLATMDISSSIWTIAIYLVVNVAIGNIIEPRFLGQGLGLSTISVLAGLLLWGFVLGIGGLFLAVPLTMSLQIALASNDKTRFIATLLSNKVER; via the coding sequence TTGAAGCTTCAAATGTCCTTGATGTCGGTTGCTTGCGTCATAATCATCCTGGCTGGTCTTAAAGCCGCGCAGGCTATCGTCGTGCCATTTTTGCTAGCTATTTTCATCACGGTGCTCGTCTCGCCGCTGGTGCTTTATGTCCAAAAGATCCGCGTCGGGCGCGTCTTTAGTTTCCTCATCATTACCTTTGCCTTCGTGGCGATTATAGTGTTTTTCGGCGCAGTCATCTTCGATGCGATCAAGGAATTTTCAGCGCGCCTACCCGAGCTGCAAGCAAAATTTGAAGAGGTGCTAGGAGGCGTGAGTGCGAAGCTCTCTCTATTCGGCATAGAGCTTAACGCCGCAAGCCTAGGCATTGATCCGAGCGAAGCCGCCGCGCAGCTATCTGCACTACTGCGCAAAACAGGCTCGATAGTCTCGACGGGATTTTTCATTTTTATAATGGTTTCATTTATGGTCTTTGAAAGCTCTGTGATCGACGAAAAAATCCGCTATTTTTCGCAAAGTAGCCGTGCTACGCACACTTTCGTGAAGAAATTTGCCTCCAGCCTCAAAAAATATCTGCTAATTAAAACTATCGCTTCAGCTTGCACCGGTGCGCTCATCGGGCTCGGACTATGGGCGCTCGGAGTTCCGTATGCCGCGCTGTGGGGGATTTTAGCCTTCGTACTAAATTTCATCCCAACCATCGGCTCGATCGTAGCGGTCTTTCCGACGCTTTTCGTGACATTAGCTACGATGGATATAAGCTCTAGCATCTGGACTATCGCAATCTATTTGGTCGTAAACGTAGCGATCGGAAATATCATCGAGCCACGATTTTTAGGGCAAGGGCTCGGACTTTCAACGATCAGCGTGCTTGCGGGGCTACTGCTGTGGGGCTTCGTGCTTGGTATCGGCGGGCTATTTTTGGCTGTGCCGCTTACGATGAGCTTGCAAATCGCGCTTGCCTCAAACGACAAAACACGCTTCATTGCGACTCTATTAAGCAACAAGGTCGAAAGATAA